TGCCCGGAAACATGTTGTCCCGTGCGGGTTCGACCGGCCTGCTGCTTCCACCGCGCGCGGCTCGCGCGGCGGCCGCCGTCGGCATGATGCTGCTGCTGCCGCTTCGGCTCGGTTCCGCGGAGCCGACGCATGGCGTGGGCAGCGCCACGGCGCGGTTCAACGTGACGATGATCGTCCTCCCGACCTTCAAGGTGCTCCAGGTCACGCCGGTCAAGGGCGGCCACGAATACCGCGTCTGGACCAACATGAAGTCGGTGCTCATCAAGGGCCGCGAGTACCCGTTCGACAAGATCGGCGAGACGACCTTCATGGTCGCCGGCACCACCGCCGACGGCCTCGACACCCTCGACCCCACCTGGCGCGGCGCGATCGGCGCCATGGCGGCCATCACGGCCCGCACTGCCCCGCAGGCCTCCGCTGCGGATGGCGACGGCAGCAATGCGATGCGGGTGACGGTCACTTACTGAGGGGCATCGTCCGCCCTTGCTGCCAGTGTGGCCGTGCGCGCTGTCGGCAAAAGTTGTATGATATGCATCATGCGAAACTCGAAACCCAACACCAGGGCTGCTGCCAAGGACGCCACGCACGACCGCATCGTGTCCGTGGCCGCCCGGGCCATCCGGCGCAGCGGCTACGACGGCACCGGGGTGGCGGACATCATGAAGGAGGCCGGCCTGACGCATGGCGCCTTCTATGCCCACTTTGCCTCGCGCGAAGCCATGCTGGCCGAAGCGGCCCAAAGGGCCTGCGCGGAGTCCGCTGCCGCCGCAGCCGATGTCGTGGCCAAGGTGCCCTCCGGCACGGCGCTGCCGGCCATGCTGAACGGCTATCTCTCCAAGGAGCACCTGGGCCACGTCGACATCGGCTGCCCGCTGGCCGCGCTGGGCTCCGAGACCTCGCGCCAGGCGCCCGAGGTGCGCCGCGTGACCACCCGGCACATCAAGGAAATGATCGACCTCGTCGCGCGCCAGCTGCCCGACTGGGGACAGCCGGGCGCCCACGAGCGGGCGCTCGTGACCATCTCCACCATGGTGGGCGCCCTGCTGCTGGCGCGTGCGGTCGACGAGCCGGCGCTGTCCGACAGCCTGCGCGAGGCCGCACTCAAGCACCTGACCGCCGTCGGCAGCTGAGTCCGCCCACGGACGAATGCTGCCTTTTCTTTCGCCGATAAATATGATGGCCATCATGCCAAATACTCAACACAAGAACAGGAACGCACCATAAAAGCCTTTGTCCTGGAGCGCTACGGCAAGAAGCGCGCGCTGCGGCCGGCAGAAATGCCCACCCCGGAGCTGCGCGACGACGAGGTGCTGGTCGAGGTCCACGCCGCCGGCGTGAACCTGCTGGATTCCAAGATCAGGGACGGCGAGTTCAAGCTCATCCTGCCCTACCGGCTGCCTCTGGTGCTGGGGCACGACGTGGCGGGTGTCGTCATCAAGGCGGGGCCGCAGGTGCGCGGCTTCAAGGTGGGCGACGAGGTCTATGCGCGGGTCGACGACTTCCGGATCGGCACCTTCGCGGAGTTCGTGCCGGTCAAGGAGGCATCGCTCGCCCTCAAGCCCCGCGGCCTCACGATGGAAGAAGCCGCGTCGATCCCGCTGGTGGGCTTGACGGCATGGCAGGCACTGGTCGAGAAGGCCGGGCTGAAGAAGGGACAGAAGGTCTTCGTCCAGGCAGGCTCCGGCGGCGTGGGCACCTTTGCCATCCAGCTGGCCAGGCAGCTGGGCGCAACGGTTGCCACGACGACCAGCGCGCCCAATGCCGCACTCGTGAAGAGCCTGGGCGCCGACGTGGTCATCGACTACAGGACGCAGGACTTCGAGGATGTGCTGAGCGACTGCGACGTGGTCCTGAACAGCCAAGACGGCAAGACGCTCGAGAAATCGCTGCGCGTGCTCAAGCGCGGCGGCAAGCTCGTCTCCATCTCCGGACCGCCCGATCCTGAATTCGGCAAGCAGATCGCGGCGCCGGGCTTCGTGAAGCTGGTCATGCGGCTGCTGAGCTCGGGCGCCAGGCGAAAGGCCAAAGCCCTGGGCGTGGGCTACTCGTTCCTCTTCATGAGGGCGGACGGGAGCCAGCTGCAGCAGATCACGCGGCTCATCGAGGCCGGCGACATCCGCCCGGTGATCGACCGGGTCTTTCCATTCGAATCGACCAACGAAGCCCTGGCCTACGTGGAGGCCGGCCGCGCAAAGGGCAAGGTCGTCATCAAGGTCAAGTGAGTTCCCGTTCCCCGTTCCCCGTTCCCCGTTCCCCCACCCTACCTACGTACCTTTGGAGTTCCCCATGAAGATCGAAAATTCCGTTGTCCTTGTCACGGGTGCCAATCGCGGCATCGGCCTGGCATTCGCGCGCGAGCTGCTCGAGCGCGGCGCCCGCAAGGTCTACGCCGGAGCACGCGACCCCGCGTCCGTCACGCAAGCCGGTGTGCAGCCCCTGCGGCTCGACGTCAACCAGCCGGGCGACGTGGCGGCCGCCGCGGAGCTGGCGTCGGATGTGACGCTGGTGATCAACAACGCCGGCATCGCCCAGCCCGGAGGCTTTCTTGCGCCGGACAGCGAAGAGGTCGCGCGCCGCATCTTCGAGACCAACTTCTTCTCCGTGCTGCGCATGAGCAAGGCCTTCGCGCCCATCCTCAAGGCCAACGGCGGCGGCGCGCTGCTCAATGTGCTGTCGGTCGCCTCCTGGGTGAACGGCGGCGAGCTGGCTGCCTATTCGGCCAGCAAGTCCGCAGCCTGGTCGCTCACCAACTCGCTGCGCAACGAACTGGCGGCGCAGAAGACGCAAGTGCTCGGGCTGCACATGGGCTACGTCGACACCGACCTCACGCGCGGATTCGATGCCCCGAAGTCCAGCCCCGAGGACATCGTCAAGCGCGCGCTCGACGGCCTCGAGTCGGGCCTGGACGAGGTGCTGGCCGATGAGATCACGCAGCACGTCAAGCACGGCTTGACCGCGGCAAGGCCGAGCTACCTGCCCCAGGCCGCCTGAGGCCGGCGCACCGACCGCATCCATCCAAGGAACACCATGATCTTCGAGCAGAAGCCGAAAGTCACCTGGAAAGACGTTCCCACGCGGACGATCGCCGCCGGTGGCGTGGCGTTCGCCTACCGGGAACTGGGCACCGAGAACGCGGGCGTCCCGGTCGTGTTCCTCATCCACCTGGCGGCCGTGCTGGACAACTGGGATCCGCGGGTCGTGGACGGATTCGCGGCAACGCGCCGCGTGATCGCGTTCGACAACCGCGGCGTGGGCGCGTCGAGCGGAGCCCCGGCGGCGTCGATGGAGGAGATGGCCAGGGACGCAATCACCTTCATCAAGGCCATGGGCCTTGGCCAGGTCGACCTCTTCGGCTTCTCGATGGGCGGCATGATCGCCCAGGAGATCGTGCAGATGGAGCCGCAGCTCGTGCGCAGGATGATCATCACGGGAACGGGCCCCGCGGGCGGCGAAGGCATCAGCCGGGTGGCCCGCGTGACCTACATCGACATGATCCGCGGCTGGCTCACCTTCCAGGACCCGAAGCAGTTCCTGTTCTTCACCAGGACGCCCGCGGGAATCCGCGCGGGGAAAGAGTTTCTGCAGCGCCTGAAGGAGCGCTCCGAGAACCGCGACAAGGCCATCACCGTGGCCGCCCTGCAGGCCCAGCTGAAGGCATTGCGGCGTTGGGGCGCAAAGAAGCCCGCGGACCTGTCGAGGGTGCGGCACCCCGTGCTCGTGGCGAATGGCGACAGCGACCGCATGGTCCCGAGCAAGAACACGCGCGACCTGGCGCAGCGCCTTCCGAACAGCGAACTCATCGTCTATCCCGATTCCGGACACGGCGCGGTGTTCCAGTTCCATGCCGACTTCGTGCCGAGGGCGCTCGCGTTTCTTGCGCGCTGAACGGCCTCATCTTTGACGCTGTTCTCACGCATCTAGAACGTGTGCCTCATGCCGAAGTCGTAGCCCGTTGCTGCACGCCCAGTGCCTGTAGCGGCCCGGCAACAAGGCTTTCGAGCAAATTCCGAATTACACCTTTTGTGTGATTTAGTTAATAAAAAGCAAACTCAAGTTAACAGTTGTCAGCTTCTGCGAAGCGCCTGTTACATAAGCTCGCGCGCTCACGCTTGGCGCTCTGGCACGGCGGGTTGACCGGCCTTGCCGCCCCTTCCCGATCCTGGCTGGGACGGCGCCGCTCCACCGCGGCGGCGGAACCAACCAGGAACATCATGAACAGAGTTTTTCGCATTGTCTGGAACGATGCCCTCGCGGCATGGACGGTCGCGTCGGAACTGAGCCGCGGCCATTCGAAAGCGCGCGCCGCCACCGGCGTCGCCACTGCGGCAGTGGCCGTCGCCCTGGCCGCCGCGGCCATGCCCGCCGCGGCGAACTGCGTGGCTGCGGGCGCGGCCATCACCTGCGCCGCGGCAGGCGGAACCCAGAGCGCGACCGTCGGGAGCGGGCCGGCCACGGCGGACAACACCTCGGTGGATGTCCAGTCGGGTGCGCTGGTCGATTCGGCCAACGCTTCCGCGATCAGCCTGGGCAACAACGCCGTCATCACGGTACGTGGCGGTGCTACGGTCCAGAACAGTTCCACCGGCGGAAACAGTCCGTACCCCGGCGGCATCGGCGCCAACACGATCGAGTTCAACAGCAACAGCACCCTCACCATCGAGCAGAACGCCAACGTCTTCGCCGATGGAAGCGCCGGCAATTCGGAGGCCGTCAATCCCGTGGGCAGCGGCAACACGATCATCAATCACGGAACCGTGCGATCGACCCATGCGGCCATCTGGTTCCAGGCGAACTCCGGCAACAACACCATCGTCAACACCGGCACGATGGAAGCGGGCTATGCGGACGGCAAAAGCAACCCCGGCATTGCGCCAGTGTTCGGCGCCAACGGCACCTCGGCCGTCGACTTCACCAACAAGGGCCGCGTCATCGGCTCGCTCCTCTTCGCGAGCGGAAACGACGCGTTGCACGCCTATACCGGGTCCTCCATCACCGGCAACATCAGTGGCGGCGGCGGTGCCAACCTTCTCACGCTCGAAAGCGACGACGGCGCCGCGGCCACCTTTGCACCCCTCTCCCTCTCCGGATTCCAGACACTGCAGAGCAATGCCGGCGTCTGGACCTTCAATGTCGCGCTGCCTTCTTCGGGCATCACCAGCGCGACTGTCAATGGCGGCACGCTGATTCTGGGCGCCAATGCCAGCGCCTATACGGGCAGCATGACGGTCAATTCGGGGGGCGTGCTGCAGAGCAGCGCGCAGTTCGCGCCGGCAGCGATCACCGACAACGGGCTCGTGCGCTTCGCCCAGCCCGACAACGCAACCTATGCCGGCCTGGTGAGCGGCACGGGCGGCATCGAAAAGACCGGTGCGGGCGTGCTCACGCTAACTGGGAACCAAGCCTTCACCGGCCTCACTACCGTGACCGCCGGAACGCTGCAGCTCGGCAACGGCGGCACCACAGGCTCGGTGCAAGGCAACATCGTCGACAACGCGACGCTGGCCGTCAATCGCTCGAACGCGCTGACATTGCCCGGTACCATCAGCGGAACTGGCGCACTCGTGCAGGCCGGCGTCGGCACCACGATCCTCACCGCCGACAACAGCTACACCGGCGGCACCACCATCAGCGCGGGCACACTGCAGCTCGGCAATGGCGGCACCACGGGCAGCGTTCTGGGCGACGTTGTGAACAATGCGACGCTGGCCATCAACCGCTCGAACGCGCTCACGCTGTCGGGCACGATCAGCGGCACCGGCTCGCTCGTGAAAGAAGGCGCCGGCACCACGACGCTCACCGCTGCCAACAGCTACGGCGGCGGCACCGCGCTCAAGCAGGGCCGGCTGAACGTCGGCGACAGCCTGGCGCTGGGCACCGGCGCGCTGGCGATGGACGACGGCACCACGCTCGGCTTCGTTGCCGACGGCCTGAACCTCGCCAACGCCATCGTGCTGACCGGCGCCAACGATCCGATCATCGACACCGGCGCGTTTAGCGAAACACTCAGCGGCAACATCAGCGGCGGCGGCTTCGTCACCAAGCTGGGCAGCGGCACCCTCACGCTCTCGGGCGTCAACAGCTATACCGGCGCCACCGACGTGGCCGAAGGCACCCTGAAGGCCGGCGCCACCGGCACCTTCAGCGCCGCCTCGGCACACACCGTGCGAAGCGGCGCCACGCTCGACCTCGCAGGCTTCAGCCAGACGGTCGCCTCGCTCGCCAACAGCGGCACGGTCTCGACGGTGGGCAGCGCTCCGGGCACCACCCTCACCGTCAACGGCGCCTATGTCGGCAACAACGGCGTGCTGCGGCTCGGCACGTTTCTGGGCGACAGCACCAGCGTGAGCGACCGGCTGGTGCTCGACGGCGCGAGCGCCTCGGCCAGCGGCCGCACCAGCGTGCAGATCACACAGCTGGGCGGCCTGGGCGCACTGACCACCGGCAACGGCATCGAGGTGGTCTCGGCGCTCAACGGCGCCACCACCACGGCGCAGAACACCCGGGACGCGTTCACGCTCGCGGGCGGCCACGTCGATGCGGGCGCCTACGAGTACCGCCTGCAGGCGGCCGACGCCAGCGGCGCCGGCGAGAACTGGTACCTGCGCTCGACGACCACGGTGACCACACCTGTCACCCCGACGACGCCCACGACTGGCGCAGGCGGATCGACGGGCGGCGCCACAGGCGGCACGGCCACGATCGCCGTGCAAGTGCCCACCTACCGCGCCGAAGTCCCGTTGCTCGCGGCACTGCCCAGCCAGTTGCGCCAGATGGACCTGGCGATGATCGGCAACCTGCACCAGCGCATCGGCGACGACGACGTCAAGGCCGGCGCTGCCGCGTCGAGCGGCACCGAGCGCCGCGCATGGGGCCGCGTGATCGCCACCGACATCGACGTTCGCCAGCAAGGCACCGT
This genomic window from Variovorax paradoxus contains:
- a CDS encoding TetR/AcrR family transcriptional regulator, giving the protein MICIMRNSKPNTRAAAKDATHDRIVSVAARAIRRSGYDGTGVADIMKEAGLTHGAFYAHFASREAMLAEAAQRACAESAAAAADVVAKVPSGTALPAMLNGYLSKEHLGHVDIGCPLAALGSETSRQAPEVRRVTTRHIKEMIDLVARQLPDWGQPGAHERALVTISTMVGALLLARAVDEPALSDSLREAALKHLTAVGS
- a CDS encoding NADP-dependent oxidoreductase, whose product is MKAFVLERYGKKRALRPAEMPTPELRDDEVLVEVHAAGVNLLDSKIRDGEFKLILPYRLPLVLGHDVAGVVIKAGPQVRGFKVGDEVYARVDDFRIGTFAEFVPVKEASLALKPRGLTMEEAASIPLVGLTAWQALVEKAGLKKGQKVFVQAGSGGVGTFAIQLARQLGATVATTTSAPNAALVKSLGADVVIDYRTQDFEDVLSDCDVVLNSQDGKTLEKSLRVLKRGGKLVSISGPPDPEFGKQIAAPGFVKLVMRLLSSGARRKAKALGVGYSFLFMRADGSQLQQITRLIEAGDIRPVIDRVFPFESTNEALAYVEAGRAKGKVVIKVK
- a CDS encoding SDR family oxidoreductase; its protein translation is MKIENSVVLVTGANRGIGLAFARELLERGARKVYAGARDPASVTQAGVQPLRLDVNQPGDVAAAAELASDVTLVINNAGIAQPGGFLAPDSEEVARRIFETNFFSVLRMSKAFAPILKANGGGALLNVLSVASWVNGGELAAYSASKSAAWSLTNSLRNELAAQKTQVLGLHMGYVDTDLTRGFDAPKSSPEDIVKRALDGLESGLDEVLADEITQHVKHGLTAARPSYLPQAA
- a CDS encoding alpha/beta fold hydrolase; its protein translation is MIFEQKPKVTWKDVPTRTIAAGGVAFAYRELGTENAGVPVVFLIHLAAVLDNWDPRVVDGFAATRRVIAFDNRGVGASSGAPAASMEEMARDAITFIKAMGLGQVDLFGFSMGGMIAQEIVQMEPQLVRRMIITGTGPAGGEGISRVARVTYIDMIRGWLTFQDPKQFLFFTRTPAGIRAGKEFLQRLKERSENRDKAITVAALQAQLKALRRWGAKKPADLSRVRHPVLVANGDSDRMVPSKNTRDLAQRLPNSELIVYPDSGHGAVFQFHADFVPRALAFLAR
- a CDS encoding autotransporter outer membrane beta-barrel domain-containing protein translates to MNRVFRIVWNDALAAWTVASELSRGHSKARAATGVATAAVAVALAAAAMPAAANCVAAGAAITCAAAGGTQSATVGSGPATADNTSVDVQSGALVDSANASAISLGNNAVITVRGGATVQNSSTGGNSPYPGGIGANTIEFNSNSTLTIEQNANVFADGSAGNSEAVNPVGSGNTIINHGTVRSTHAAIWFQANSGNNTIVNTGTMEAGYADGKSNPGIAPVFGANGTSAVDFTNKGRVIGSLLFASGNDALHAYTGSSITGNISGGGGANLLTLESDDGAAATFAPLSLSGFQTLQSNAGVWTFNVALPSSGITSATVNGGTLILGANASAYTGSMTVNSGGVLQSSAQFAPAAITDNGLVRFAQPDNATYAGLVSGTGGIEKTGAGVLTLTGNQAFTGLTTVTAGTLQLGNGGTTGSVQGNIVDNATLAVNRSNALTLPGTISGTGALVQAGVGTTILTADNSYTGGTTISAGTLQLGNGGTTGSVLGDVVNNATLAINRSNALTLSGTISGTGSLVKEGAGTTTLTAANSYGGGTALKQGRLNVGDSLALGTGALAMDDGTTLGFVADGLNLANAIVLTGANDPIIDTGAFSETLSGNISGGGFVTKLGSGTLTLSGVNSYTGATDVAEGTLKAGATGTFSAASAHTVRSGATLDLAGFSQTVASLANSGTVSTVGSAPGTTLTVNGAYVGNNGVLRLGTFLGDSTSVSDRLVLDGASASASGRTSVQITQLGGLGALTTGNGIEVVSALNGATTTAQNTRDAFTLAGGHVDAGAYEYRLQAADASGAGENWYLRSTTTVTTPVTPTTPTTGAGGSTGGATGGTATIAVQVPTYRAEVPLLAALPSQLRQMDLAMIGNLHQRIGDDDVKAGAAASSGTERRAWGRVIATDIDVRQQGTVSPHSKGDVRGFQAGTDLFASSNWRAGVYVGQLDGSVKVSGFASGIANLAVGSNDLRSQYLGAYGTWTADSGFYADAVLQAGRHRYTVEPLSASRNAGKGDSLMASIEVGQAFALGESGWKIEPQLQLIHQHLGLDNIAISGANVRQDSDDGWIARVGVRVKGEMATGLGTLQPYGRFNIYKASGGADVARFISPAATTDITSRTGSTVSELAGGLTLALSQTTSIYGEVGKLWASGGDAKVKSAVQGSLGCA